One window from the genome of Thermaerobacter marianensis DSM 12885 encodes:
- the rplQ gene encoding 50S ribosomal protein L17 codes for MGHKSRLNRPTDQRQAMVRSLVTSLFIHERIETTETRAREAQRLAEHLITLARRGDLHARRQAAAVLYDKQVLKKLFDVIGPRYSDRAGGYTRVLKLEPRRGDGAPMALLELV; via the coding sequence ATGGGCCACAAATCGCGGTTGAACCGGCCGACGGACCAGCGCCAAGCCATGGTGCGCAGCCTGGTGACGTCGCTCTTCATCCACGAGCGGATCGAGACCACGGAGACGCGGGCTCGGGAGGCCCAGCGCCTGGCAGAGCACCTGATCACCCTGGCCCGGCGCGGCGACCTGCACGCCCGGCGCCAGGCGGCGGCGGTGCTGTACGACAAGCAGGTGCTGAAGAAGCTTTTCGACGTCATCGGGCCGCGCTACAGCGACCGGGCCGGCGGCTACACCCGCGTGTTGAAGCTGGAGCCGCGCCGTGGCGACGGCGCGCCCATGGCGTTGCTCGAGCTGGTGTGA